The DNA sequence ATCGGTTACGTCATCCAGAGCGCCGGTCTGATGCCCCACCAGCGAGTGGTCGACAACGTGGCCACCGTCCCGGTGCTGGAGGGCGAGTCGCGCAAGGCGGCCAGGCGCGCGGCGCTCGAACTCCTCGAGCGGGTCGGTCTGGACTCGACCGTGGCCACCCGGTACCCGGGCCAGCTGTCGGGCGGACAGCAACAACGTGTCGGTGTGGCAAGGGCTTTGGCTGCAGATCCGGCCATCCTGCTGATGGACGAGCCGTTCAGTGCTGTCGATCCCGTTGTGCGCGAGGACCTGCAGAACGAGATGCTTCGACTGCAGGCCGAGCTGCGCAAGACCATCGTCTTCGTCACCCACGACATCGATGAGGCCGTCAAGCTCGCCGACCGGATCGCGATCTTCGGCAAGGGCGGTGTCCTACGCCAATTCGACACCCCGGCTCGACTGCTCGCCGCGCCCGCCGACGAGTTCGTGTCCTCGTTTGTCGGTCGCGACCGCGGTTACCGTCTGCTGCAGTTCAATTCGGGTCAGGACGTGAAGATCGAGCCGCTCGAACCGATCACCGAAGGGCAGATCGACGGGCTGGTCCTCGGCGCCGACGAGTGGCGGCTGGTGACGGTGGACGGAACCCCGTTCGGTTGGGTCGACGCCGATGGGGTGCGGGCGCATTCCGGTGGTGCGTCGCTGTACGACAGTTGCTCAGCCGGTGGGTCGCTGTTCAGTGAGTCCGGGTCGCTGCGCCAGGCACTCGATGCCGCATTGTCATCGCCCTCGGGAATCGGTGTGGTGGTGGACGGCCAAGGGACCGTGAGCGGAGGGGTCCGCGCCGCCGACGTCCTCGCTGCTCTGGAGCAGCAGCGTAAGTCGGCGTCATGAATTACCTGTTCGACCATTTCTCGAAGGTCTGGGAACTGACTCTCGAGCACATCAAACTATCGATGATTCCGCTGGCGGTGGCGCTGGTCATCGCTATTCCGCTGGGCCTGCTGGTGTACCGTTCACGGCCGGCGCGGCGGGCGACCATCGTGGTCGGCTCGATCATCTTCACCATCCCGTCCATCGCTCTGTTCATCGTGCTGCCCTCGCTGATCAACACGCGCATCCTCTCCGACGTCAACGTGATGGTTGCGCTGGCCTTGTATTCGACTGCGCTGCTTGTGCGTTCGGTTCCCGAGGCGCTCGACGCCGTGCCCCCCGCTGCAGTCGACGCCGCCACGGCCATTGGATACAAGCCGTGGCAGCGCGTACTGAAGATCGAACTCCCGCTGTCGATCCCGGTGCTCATCGCCACCATTCGCGTGGTGTCGGTGACCAACATCTCGATGGTGTCGGTAGGTGCGGTCATCGGTTTCGGCGGCCTGGGCCGGTTGTTCACCGAAGGCTATAGCCGCAACTACACCGACGAGATCGTGGCCGGCATCATCGCCGTGGTGGTTCTCGCGCTGGTGATCGACCTGGTCCTCGTGGTGATCGGCCGGGTGCTGACCCCGTGGGCACGCGTCGGCCGGGCGCCGGGCAGGTTGGCACGTAGCCGGATGAACCTGGCCAAGGAGGCGGCACCGGCATGAGCAACATCTTCAGCGACACCGTCAGCTACCTGACCACCGGAACGAACTGGACCGGTACCGAGGACTCCGAGGGATTGCTGGTCGAGATCGGCCAACACATCGGCTACACCTTCTACGCGGTGGCGGTCGCGGCGTTGATCGCGGTCCCGATCGGTCTGCTCATCGGTCACACCGGCAAGGGCGAGGTGGCCGTGGTGGGACTGGTGAACGTCCTGAGGTCGTTGCCGACCCTGGGTCTGCTGCTGCTCTTCATCTTGTGGATGGGTCTCGGACTCACCCCCACGATCATCGCGCTGATCCTCCTCGCGATCCCGCCGCTGCTGGCCGGCACCTATGCGGGGGTCGCCAACGTCGACAAGGCAGTGGTCGACGCATCCCGGGCCATGGGCTTGAGCCATCTACAGGTGCTGCTCAGAGTGGAGTTACCAAACGCACTTCCACTCATCTTGGGTGGCCTACGTAACGCCACTCTGCAGGTGGTGGCAACCGCAGCCATTGCGGCCTACGCCGGCTTGGGTGGCCTCGGACGCCCGATCTTCGACGGGCTCGCCACCTACGACTACCCGCCGATGATTGCAGGATCTTTGCTGGTCACGCTTCTGGCTCTGATTCTCGACGGGATCCTCGCGGGTCTGACCTGGGCGTCGGTACCCGGTACCGGGCGGTTGCGGCGCACTCCGGACCTGTCCACCGCCTGATCAAAGGGGTGGACCGGCCAATGTGTGCCATTGGTTCGGAAACATGGGGTCTGGTCGCCTACCTTGAAGGTGTGAATTCCCCAGACGTGTCCCAAGAGGCAACCGTGCTCCAGCCAGGGTCGGCCGGTGTCTCTGACAACAGCGACTTCAAGACAGTGATGACCTGGCGTGGGATAGGCGAGGATCGACTCGAGCAGGTGCGTGTCGCGGTCTCCGGGAATCGGGTGAAGGCGTATGGGCGGATCGTTGCCGCGGCAACCGCCGACCGAGAGGCCTTCAGCGCCTCGTACGACCTGGTCACCAAC is a window from the Williamsia sp. DF01-3 genome containing:
- a CDS encoding ABC transporter permease, with amino-acid sequence MSNIFSDTVSYLTTGTNWTGTEDSEGLLVEIGQHIGYTFYAVAVAALIAVPIGLLIGHTGKGEVAVVGLVNVLRSLPTLGLLLLFILWMGLGLTPTIIALILLAIPPLLAGTYAGVANVDKAVVDASRAMGLSHLQVLLRVELPNALPLILGGLRNATLQVVATAAIAAYAGLGGLGRPIFDGLATYDYPPMIAGSLLVTLLALILDGILAGLTWASVPGTGRLRRTPDLSTA
- a CDS encoding ABC transporter permease, whose translation is MNYLFDHFSKVWELTLEHIKLSMIPLAVALVIAIPLGLLVYRSRPARRATIVVGSIIFTIPSIALFIVLPSLINTRILSDVNVMVALALYSTALLVRSVPEALDAVPPAAVDAATAIGYKPWQRVLKIELPLSIPVLIATIRVVSVTNISMVSVGAVIGFGGLGRLFTEGYSRNYTDEIVAGIIAVVVLALVIDLVLVVIGRVLTPWARVGRAPGRLARSRMNLAKEAAPA
- a CDS encoding ABC transporter ATP-binding protein encodes the protein MITFDAVTKTYPDGTTAVDNLTLEIEEGSFTAFVGPSGCGKTTSMRMINRMIDPTSGTVKVDGQDVSTTNPVTLRRGIGYVIQSAGLMPHQRVVDNVATVPVLEGESRKAARRAALELLERVGLDSTVATRYPGQLSGGQQQRVGVARALAADPAILLMDEPFSAVDPVVREDLQNEMLRLQAELRKTIVFVTHDIDEAVKLADRIAIFGKGGVLRQFDTPARLLAAPADEFVSSFVGRDRGYRLLQFNSGQDVKIEPLEPITEGQIDGLVLGADEWRLVTVDGTPFGWVDADGVRAHSGGASLYDSCSAGGSLFSESGSLRQALDAALSSPSGIGVVVDGQGTVSGGVRAADVLAALEQQRKSAS